The following are encoded together in the Triticum dicoccoides isolate Atlit2015 ecotype Zavitan chromosome 6B, WEW_v2.0, whole genome shotgun sequence genome:
- the LOC119325600 gene encoding gamma-glutamyl peptidase 5-like yields MTVAAAGAGRRYALLLAVNDSDYARKAHGGYRNVFFRALRSGEPDEAWDCYRVIDGEFPAAEDLGMYDGFVVSGSPHDAHGDGAPCWVRRLCLLLRTVHAMGKRVLGVCFGHQALCRALGGRVGRSPSGWDVGVKEVTFVDDLEWPFEFLPVEPPRSASIIEVHQDEVWEVPPGGKVLAYSDKTRVEMFAVGDNALGIQGHPEYTNDILLNLTNRLVNNSTIDGCVGEDARRTAESGEPDREFWSGLCKAFLKGSGCAGGGGPRPPPQGPAAELSCSHHVAHFPATASLIGL; encoded by the exons ATGACGGTGGCAGCGGCGGGCGCGGGCAGGCGTTACGCGCTGTTGCTGGCGGTGAACGACTCGGACTACGCCAGGAAGGCGCACGGCGGGTACCGGAACGTGTTCTTCCGCGCCCTCCGCTCCGGCGAACCCGACGAGGCGTGGGACTGCTACCGCGTAATCGACGGCGAGTTCCCAGCAGCGGAGGATCTGGGCATGTACGACGGCTTCGTGGTGAGCGGCAGCCCGCACGACGCCCACGGCGACGGCGCCCCGTGCTGGGtccgccgcctctgcctcctcctccggacCGTCCACGCCATGGGGAAGCGCGTCCTCGGCGTCTGCTTCGGCCACCAGGCCCTGTGCCGCGCGCTGGGCGGGAGGGTCGGGAGGTCGCCCAGCGGCTGGGACGTGGGGGTGAAGGAGGTGACCTTCGTGGACGATCTGGAATGGCCGTTCGAGTTCTTGCCCGTGGAACCACCCCGGAGCGCCTCCATCATCGAGGTTCACCAAGATGAG GTGTGGGAGGTACCGCCCGGTGGCAAGGTGCTGGCCTACTCCGACAAGACGCGCGTGGAGATGTTCGCCGTCGGCGACAACGCCCTCGGCATCCAGGGCCACCCGGAGTACACCAACGACATCCTGCTCAACCTCACCAACCGGCTCGTCAACAACAGCACCATCGACGGGTGCGTGGGCGAGGACGCGCGGAGGACTGCGGAGAGCGGCGAACCGGACCGCGAGTtctggagtgggctctgcaaggccTTCCTGAAGGGATCAGGATGCGCCGGCGGTGGCGGCCCCAGGCCGCCGCCGCAGGGACCGGCGGCGGAGCTTAGCTGCAGCCACCACGTCGCTCACTTCCCTGCCACCGCCTCCCTCATTGGCTTG